A genome region from Columba livia isolate bColLiv1 breed racing homer chromosome 2, bColLiv1.pat.W.v2, whole genome shotgun sequence includes the following:
- the LRRFIP2 gene encoding leucine-rich repeat flightless-interacting protein 2 isoform X10, with protein sequence MGTPGSGRKRTPVKDRFSAEDEALSNIAREAEARLAAKRAARAEARDIRMRELERQQKESSQHSYDRKWAHIQKWMEDSERARYSHRSSRHSYLSSLDVSGSHRSRASTSRRRDLVSHAYSESHSSKKKAAYSRKDLLSGIYYDQRNYSSLRHSKPVPSYHTRSSSLYSDPVATTRSYRASLYGDGLYSSYSSRTSSDFSDQSETAADYFSRSNRRGSVVSDADDIQDLNSLEEKSEKSHSEIFSRPSSRNSISATPLSGNSSRRGSGDTSSLVDPDASLSELRDIYDLKDQIHDVEGRYMQGLKELKDSLAEVEEKYKKAMVSNAQLDNEKNNLVYQVDTLKDVIEEKEEQIAEFYRENEEKSKELERQKHTCSVLQHKLDELKEGLRQRDELIEENQRMQQNIDSITKEVFDLQETINWKDKKIGALERQKDYFDCIKNERDELREELADLKEAMTRGEKHGLVIIPDGTPNGDVNHESVVGAITVVSQEAAQVLESAGEGPLDVRLRKLAGEKEELLSQVRKLKMQLEEERQKYSKSDGMNTDIMGLENGSDLQLIEMQRDANRQISEYKFKLSKAEQDITTLEQNIGRLEGQVARYKNAAENAEKVEDELKAEKRKLQRELRTALDKIEEMEMTNSHLMKRLEKMKANRTALLSQQ encoded by the exons GCGGAAGCCAGGCTTGCAGCCAAAAGGGCAGCTCGAGCAGAAGCAAGAGATATACGTATGAGAGAGCTGGAGCGACAGCAAAAAGAG TCTTCTCAGCATTCATATGATAGAAAATGGGCTCATATCCAGAAATGGATG gAAGATTCAGAGAGGGCCAGGTATTCTCACCGGTCCAGTCGACATTCATATTTG AGTTCTTTGGATGTCAGTGGGTCTCACAGGAGCAGAGCAAGTACCTCCAGAAGGAGAGATCTTGTG AGTCATGCTTACAGTGAATCTCATAGTTCAAAGAAGAAAGCTGCTTATTCACGTAAAGACTTATTG AGTGGAATTTACTATGATCAAAGAAATTATAGCAGCCTTAGACATAGTAAACCAGTTCCTTCCTACCATACTCGG TCATCTTCTCTATACAGTGATCCAGTGGCAACAACTAGGAGTTACAGG gCATCTTTGTATGGTGATGGATTATATAGCTCATATAGTTCTCGCACT TCTTCTGATTTTTCTGATCAAAGTGAAACTGCTGCTGACTATTTTAGTCGTTCCAACCGCAGGGGAAGCGTTGTTTCCGATGCAGATGACATCCAAGATTTGAATAGT ctagaagaaaagagtgaaaaatcacattcagaaatattttcaagg ccATCATCTCGCAACTCAATAAGTGCAACTCCTCTGAGCGGCAACTCATCTAGGAGAGGAAGTGGAGACACAAGCAGTTTGGTGGATCCGGATGCATCCCTCAGTGAATTACGG GATATCTATGATCTTAAGGACCAGATACACGATGTAGAAGGGAGATACATGCAGGGACTTAAAGAACTAAAG GATTCGCTAGCTGAGGTTGAAGAGAAGTACAAGAAAGCTATGGTTTCCAATGCTCAACTAGACAATGAGAAAAACAACTTAGTTTACCAAGTGGATACTCTAAAGGACGTCattgaggagaaagaagaacagataGCAGAGTTCTATAGGGAGAATGAAGAGAAGTCAAAG GAATTGGAAAGACAGAAACACACGTGCAGCGTTCTACAGCATAAGCTGGATGAACTTAAAGAGGGCCTTCGACAGAGAGATGAATTGATAGAG GAGAATCAACGCATGCAGCAGAATATAGACTCCATAACCAAAGAGGTGTTTGATCTTCAGGAGACAATTAAttggaaagataaaaaaataggG GCcctagaaagacagaaagattaCTTTGACTGCATTAAGAATGAGCGAGATGAGCTCAGAGAGGAGTTGGCTGACCTGAAGGAAGCAATGACGAGAGGAGAG aaacatGGATTAGTTATAATTCCAGATGGCACACCAAATGGTGATGTAAACCATGAATCAGTGGTTGGTGCAATAACAGTTGTATCACAGGAAGCTGCTCAAGTCTTGGAATCTGCGGGAGAAGGACCACTAG ATGTCCGGCTACGAAAACTggctggggaaaaggaggaattGTTGTCCCAG gttagAAAACTGAAGATGCAGTTGGAAGAAGAGCGACAGAAATACTCTAAAAGTGATGGCATGAATACAGATATCATGGGCTTAGAGAATGGTTCTGACTTGCAGCTAATTGAAATGCAGA GAGATGCCAACAGACAAATTAGTGAATACAAATTTAAGCTTTCGAAAGCTGAACAAGATATAACTACCTTGGAACAAAAC ATTGGACGACTTGAGGGGCAGGTTGCAAGGtataaaaatgcagcagaaaatgcagaaaaagtagAAGATGAACTCAAAGCTGAAAAGAGGAAGCTTCAGCGAGAG ttAAGAACAGCACTGGATAAGATAGAAGAGATGGAGATGACCAATAGCCACTTAATGAAAAGACTGGAGAAGATGAAGGCAAATAGGACTGCGCTTTTATCTCAGCAGTGA
- the LRRFIP2 gene encoding leucine-rich repeat flightless-interacting protein 2 isoform X20 produces the protein MGTPGSGRKRTPVKDRFSAEDEALSNIAREAEARLAAKRAARAEARDIRMRELERQQKELEEKSEKSHSEIFSRPSSRNSISATPLSGNSSRRGSGDTSSLVDPDASLSELRDIYDLKDQIHDVEGRYMQGLKELKDSLAEVEEKYKKAMVSNAQLDNEKNNLVYQVDTLKDVIEEKEEQIAEFYRENEEKSKELERQKHTCSVLQHKLDELKEGLRQRDELIEKHGLVIIPDGTPNGDVNHESVVGAITVVSQEAAQVLESAGEGPLDVRLRKLAGEKEELLSQVRKLKMQLEEERQKYSKSDGMNTDIMGLENGSDLQLIEMQRDANRQISEYKFKLSKAEQDITTLEQNIGRLEGQVARYKNAAENAEKVEDELKAEKRKLQRELRTALDKIEEMEMTNSHLMKRLEKMKANRTALLSQQ, from the exons GCGGAAGCCAGGCTTGCAGCCAAAAGGGCAGCTCGAGCAGAAGCAAGAGATATACGTATGAGAGAGCTGGAGCGACAGCAAAAAGAG ctagaagaaaagagtgaaaaatcacattcagaaatattttcaagg ccATCATCTCGCAACTCAATAAGTGCAACTCCTCTGAGCGGCAACTCATCTAGGAGAGGAAGTGGAGACACAAGCAGTTTGGTGGATCCGGATGCATCCCTCAGTGAATTACGG GATATCTATGATCTTAAGGACCAGATACACGATGTAGAAGGGAGATACATGCAGGGACTTAAAGAACTAAAG GATTCGCTAGCTGAGGTTGAAGAGAAGTACAAGAAAGCTATGGTTTCCAATGCTCAACTAGACAATGAGAAAAACAACTTAGTTTACCAAGTGGATACTCTAAAGGACGTCattgaggagaaagaagaacagataGCAGAGTTCTATAGGGAGAATGAAGAGAAGTCAAAG GAATTGGAAAGACAGAAACACACGTGCAGCGTTCTACAGCATAAGCTGGATGAACTTAAAGAGGGCCTTCGACAGAGAGATGAATTGATAGAG aaacatGGATTAGTTATAATTCCAGATGGCACACCAAATGGTGATGTAAACCATGAATCAGTGGTTGGTGCAATAACAGTTGTATCACAGGAAGCTGCTCAAGTCTTGGAATCTGCGGGAGAAGGACCACTAG ATGTCCGGCTACGAAAACTggctggggaaaaggaggaattGTTGTCCCAG gttagAAAACTGAAGATGCAGTTGGAAGAAGAGCGACAGAAATACTCTAAAAGTGATGGCATGAATACAGATATCATGGGCTTAGAGAATGGTTCTGACTTGCAGCTAATTGAAATGCAGA GAGATGCCAACAGACAAATTAGTGAATACAAATTTAAGCTTTCGAAAGCTGAACAAGATATAACTACCTTGGAACAAAAC ATTGGACGACTTGAGGGGCAGGTTGCAAGGtataaaaatgcagcagaaaatgcagaaaaagtagAAGATGAACTCAAAGCTGAAAAGAGGAAGCTTCAGCGAGAG ttAAGAACAGCACTGGATAAGATAGAAGAGATGGAGATGACCAATAGCCACTTAATGAAAAGACTGGAGAAGATGAAGGCAAATAGGACTGCGCTTTTATCTCAGCAGTGA
- the LRRFIP2 gene encoding leucine-rich repeat flightless-interacting protein 2 isoform X18 — protein MGTPGSGRKRTPVKDRFSAEDEALSNIAREAEARLAAKRAARAEARDIRMRELERQQKELEEKSEKSHSEIFSRPSSRNSISATPLSGNSSRRGSGDTSSLVDPDASLSELRDIYDLKDQIHDVEGRYMQGLKELKDSLAEVEEKYKKAMVSNAQLDNEKNNLVYQVDTLKDVIEEKEEQIAEFYRENEEKSKELERQKHTCSVLQHKLDELKEGLRQRDELIEALERQKDYFDCIKNERDELREELADLKEAMTRGEKHGLVIIPDGTPNGDVNHESVVGAITVVSQEAAQVLESAGEGPLDVRLRKLAGEKEELLSQVRKLKMQLEEERQKYSKSDGMNTDIMGLENGSDLQLIEMQRDANRQISEYKFKLSKAEQDITTLEQNIGRLEGQVARYKNAAENAEKVEDELKAEKRKLQRELRTALDKIEEMEMTNSHLMKRLEKMKANRTALLSQQ, from the exons GCGGAAGCCAGGCTTGCAGCCAAAAGGGCAGCTCGAGCAGAAGCAAGAGATATACGTATGAGAGAGCTGGAGCGACAGCAAAAAGAG ctagaagaaaagagtgaaaaatcacattcagaaatattttcaagg ccATCATCTCGCAACTCAATAAGTGCAACTCCTCTGAGCGGCAACTCATCTAGGAGAGGAAGTGGAGACACAAGCAGTTTGGTGGATCCGGATGCATCCCTCAGTGAATTACGG GATATCTATGATCTTAAGGACCAGATACACGATGTAGAAGGGAGATACATGCAGGGACTTAAAGAACTAAAG GATTCGCTAGCTGAGGTTGAAGAGAAGTACAAGAAAGCTATGGTTTCCAATGCTCAACTAGACAATGAGAAAAACAACTTAGTTTACCAAGTGGATACTCTAAAGGACGTCattgaggagaaagaagaacagataGCAGAGTTCTATAGGGAGAATGAAGAGAAGTCAAAG GAATTGGAAAGACAGAAACACACGTGCAGCGTTCTACAGCATAAGCTGGATGAACTTAAAGAGGGCCTTCGACAGAGAGATGAATTGATAGAG GCcctagaaagacagaaagattaCTTTGACTGCATTAAGAATGAGCGAGATGAGCTCAGAGAGGAGTTGGCTGACCTGAAGGAAGCAATGACGAGAGGAGAG aaacatGGATTAGTTATAATTCCAGATGGCACACCAAATGGTGATGTAAACCATGAATCAGTGGTTGGTGCAATAACAGTTGTATCACAGGAAGCTGCTCAAGTCTTGGAATCTGCGGGAGAAGGACCACTAG ATGTCCGGCTACGAAAACTggctggggaaaaggaggaattGTTGTCCCAG gttagAAAACTGAAGATGCAGTTGGAAGAAGAGCGACAGAAATACTCTAAAAGTGATGGCATGAATACAGATATCATGGGCTTAGAGAATGGTTCTGACTTGCAGCTAATTGAAATGCAGA GAGATGCCAACAGACAAATTAGTGAATACAAATTTAAGCTTTCGAAAGCTGAACAAGATATAACTACCTTGGAACAAAAC ATTGGACGACTTGAGGGGCAGGTTGCAAGGtataaaaatgcagcagaaaatgcagaaaaagtagAAGATGAACTCAAAGCTGAAAAGAGGAAGCTTCAGCGAGAG ttAAGAACAGCACTGGATAAGATAGAAGAGATGGAGATGACCAATAGCCACTTAATGAAAAGACTGGAGAAGATGAAGGCAAATAGGACTGCGCTTTTATCTCAGCAGTGA
- the LRRFIP2 gene encoding leucine-rich repeat flightless-interacting protein 2 isoform X5: MGTPGSGRKRTPVKDRFSAEDEALSNIAREAEARLAAKRAARAEARDIRMRELERQQKESSQHSYDRKWAHIQKWMEDSERARYSHRSSRHSYLSSLDVSGSHRSRASTSRRRDLVYDSTKDISSRYSVPSGIYYDQRNYSSLRHSKPVPSYHTRSSSLYSDPVATTRSYRVSPSVNTGLIRSISLASLYGDGLYSSYSSRTPSEYSYSSRASSIRSSPMSSDFSDQSETAADYFSRSNRRGSVVSDADDIQDLNSLEEKSEKSHSEIFSRPSSRNSISATPLSGNSSRRGSGDTSSLVDPDASLSELRDIYDLKDQIHDVEGRYMQGLKELKDSLAEVEEKYKKAMVSNAQLDNEKNNLVYQVDTLKDVIEEKEEQIAEFYRENEEKSKELERQKHTCSVLQHKLDELKEGLRQRDELIEENQRMQQNIDSITKEVFDLQETINWKDKKIGALERQKDYFDCIKNERDELREELADLKEAMTRGEKHGLVIIPDGTPNGDVNHESVVGAITVVSQEAAQVLESAGEGPLDVRLRKLAGEKEELLSQVRKLKMQLEEERQKYSKSDGMNTDIMGLENGSDLQLIEMQRDANRQISEYKFKLSKAEQDITTLEQNIGRLEGQVARYKNAAENAEKVEDELKAEKRKLQRELRTALDKIEEMEMTNSHLMKRLEKMKANRTALLSQQ, encoded by the exons GCGGAAGCCAGGCTTGCAGCCAAAAGGGCAGCTCGAGCAGAAGCAAGAGATATACGTATGAGAGAGCTGGAGCGACAGCAAAAAGAG TCTTCTCAGCATTCATATGATAGAAAATGGGCTCATATCCAGAAATGGATG gAAGATTCAGAGAGGGCCAGGTATTCTCACCGGTCCAGTCGACATTCATATTTG AGTTCTTTGGATGTCAGTGGGTCTCACAGGAGCAGAGCAAGTACCTCCAGAAGGAGAGATCTTGTG TATGACAGTACTAAGGATATATCTTCAAGATACTCGGTCCCT AGTGGAATTTACTATGATCAAAGAAATTATAGCAGCCTTAGACATAGTAAACCAGTTCCTTCCTACCATACTCGG TCATCTTCTCTATACAGTGATCCAGTGGCAACAACTAGGAGTTACAGG GTGTCTCCTTCTGTAAACACTGGTTTGATAAGAAGTATCAGTTTG gCATCTTTGTATGGTGATGGATTATATAGCTCATATAGTTCTCGCACT CCATCTGAATACAGTTATTCTTCAAGAGCAAGCTCAATTCGAAGTAGTCCTATG TCTTCTGATTTTTCTGATCAAAGTGAAACTGCTGCTGACTATTTTAGTCGTTCCAACCGCAGGGGAAGCGTTGTTTCCGATGCAGATGACATCCAAGATTTGAATAGT ctagaagaaaagagtgaaaaatcacattcagaaatattttcaagg ccATCATCTCGCAACTCAATAAGTGCAACTCCTCTGAGCGGCAACTCATCTAGGAGAGGAAGTGGAGACACAAGCAGTTTGGTGGATCCGGATGCATCCCTCAGTGAATTACGG GATATCTATGATCTTAAGGACCAGATACACGATGTAGAAGGGAGATACATGCAGGGACTTAAAGAACTAAAG GATTCGCTAGCTGAGGTTGAAGAGAAGTACAAGAAAGCTATGGTTTCCAATGCTCAACTAGACAATGAGAAAAACAACTTAGTTTACCAAGTGGATACTCTAAAGGACGTCattgaggagaaagaagaacagataGCAGAGTTCTATAGGGAGAATGAAGAGAAGTCAAAG GAATTGGAAAGACAGAAACACACGTGCAGCGTTCTACAGCATAAGCTGGATGAACTTAAAGAGGGCCTTCGACAGAGAGATGAATTGATAGAG GAGAATCAACGCATGCAGCAGAATATAGACTCCATAACCAAAGAGGTGTTTGATCTTCAGGAGACAATTAAttggaaagataaaaaaataggG GCcctagaaagacagaaagattaCTTTGACTGCATTAAGAATGAGCGAGATGAGCTCAGAGAGGAGTTGGCTGACCTGAAGGAAGCAATGACGAGAGGAGAG aaacatGGATTAGTTATAATTCCAGATGGCACACCAAATGGTGATGTAAACCATGAATCAGTGGTTGGTGCAATAACAGTTGTATCACAGGAAGCTGCTCAAGTCTTGGAATCTGCGGGAGAAGGACCACTAG ATGTCCGGCTACGAAAACTggctggggaaaaggaggaattGTTGTCCCAG gttagAAAACTGAAGATGCAGTTGGAAGAAGAGCGACAGAAATACTCTAAAAGTGATGGCATGAATACAGATATCATGGGCTTAGAGAATGGTTCTGACTTGCAGCTAATTGAAATGCAGA GAGATGCCAACAGACAAATTAGTGAATACAAATTTAAGCTTTCGAAAGCTGAACAAGATATAACTACCTTGGAACAAAAC ATTGGACGACTTGAGGGGCAGGTTGCAAGGtataaaaatgcagcagaaaatgcagaaaaagtagAAGATGAACTCAAAGCTGAAAAGAGGAAGCTTCAGCGAGAG ttAAGAACAGCACTGGATAAGATAGAAGAGATGGAGATGACCAATAGCCACTTAATGAAAAGACTGGAGAAGATGAAGGCAAATAGGACTGCGCTTTTATCTCAGCAGTGA